One Triticum dicoccoides isolate Atlit2015 ecotype Zavitan chromosome 4B, WEW_v2.0, whole genome shotgun sequence genomic window carries:
- the LOC119293544 gene encoding uncharacterized protein LOC119293544 has translation MASCRSTPPPVWDGAVLPCIAAGLASAARSLHRHRHGLAPPLSCITTDIAGAPRIAVADFGCVRYHFSTLSGVEATVAGIAEGGNMQFGWTCVAVASDFEEGHLSL, from the exons ATGGCCAGCTGTCGGTCCACCCCGCCGCCGGTCTGGGATGGCGCCGTCCTGCCCTGCATCGCCGCTGGCCTGGCTTCCGCCGCCCGTTCCCTGCATCGCCACCGGCATGGGCTAGCGCCGCCCCTATCCTGCATCACCACTGACATAGCCGGTGCCCCCAGGATCGCCGTCGCCG ATTTTGGATGTGTGCGGTATCACTTCAGTACACTTTCGGGCGTTGAGGCAACTGTAGCAGGCATTGCAGAGGGTGGCAACATGCAGTTCGGATGGACATGCGTTGCAGTTGCCTCTGACTTTGAGGAGGGTCACCTCTCGCTATAG